In Paralcaligenes sp. KSB-10, the following are encoded in one genomic region:
- a CDS encoding CmpA/NrtA family ABC transporter substrate-binding protein: MKPANESPLIPTLYTADDATTVVSTQRRLWLGNVAKAAAGLGTMSLLDPFIKSAAWAGGSDAPEKSEIRIGFIPLTDCASVVMASVLGFDRKHGVKIIPSKEASWAGVREKLSNGDLDMAHVLYGMIYGMHLGLAGPKKEMAVLMGLNQNGQGITLSSQLHEAGVSDGELLKKKITADKRQYTFAQTFPTGTHAMWLYYWLAHYGINPFKDTRVITIPPPQMVANMRIGNMDGFCVGEPWNARAIADKTGFTVTTTQEIWPDHPEKVLGTRADFVQQYPNTARAVTAAILEAGKWIDSSAENMRKTAQTIAAKAYVNTDADMIVDRMLGQYANGLGKSWTDRHPMRFYGDGAATFPYLSDGMWFLTQHKRWGLIKEHPNYLAAARQINRIDIYKSAAAAAGAALPASEMRSSRLMDGTVWDGSNPAAYADGFKINVST; the protein is encoded by the coding sequence ATGAAACCTGCCAATGAATCGCCCCTTATACCGACCCTATACACAGCCGACGATGCTACCACTGTCGTCAGTACCCAGCGTCGGCTATGGCTGGGCAATGTCGCGAAAGCCGCCGCGGGTCTGGGGACTATGTCGCTGCTCGATCCCTTCATCAAATCCGCGGCCTGGGCGGGAGGCTCCGACGCGCCCGAGAAAAGCGAGATCCGGATCGGTTTCATTCCCTTGACGGATTGCGCATCGGTCGTCATGGCTTCCGTCCTGGGGTTTGACAGAAAGCATGGTGTCAAGATCATTCCAAGCAAAGAGGCCTCCTGGGCCGGCGTGCGCGAAAAACTGAGTAATGGCGACCTGGATATGGCCCATGTGCTGTACGGAATGATATACGGCATGCATCTGGGCCTTGCCGGACCCAAAAAGGAAATGGCGGTCCTGATGGGCCTGAACCAGAACGGCCAAGGCATCACCCTGTCTAGCCAATTGCATGAGGCTGGTGTCAGCGACGGCGAATTGCTGAAGAAAAAAATCACCGCCGACAAGCGTCAATACACCTTTGCACAAACTTTCCCCACCGGCACACATGCCATGTGGCTGTATTACTGGCTGGCCCACTACGGCATCAACCCGTTCAAGGATACTCGCGTCATCACCATCCCTCCACCGCAAATGGTAGCCAATATGCGTATCGGCAATATGGATGGCTTCTGCGTGGGCGAGCCCTGGAATGCACGCGCCATCGCCGACAAGACGGGTTTTACCGTTACTACCACGCAGGAAATCTGGCCCGACCATCCCGAGAAGGTATTGGGTACGCGCGCCGATTTCGTGCAACAGTATCCGAATACAGCGCGCGCCGTGACAGCGGCCATTCTCGAAGCAGGCAAGTGGATAGATAGTTCCGCCGAGAACATGCGCAAGACGGCGCAGACCATTGCAGCCAAAGCTTATGTCAACACCGATGCCGACATGATCGTGGACCGCATGCTGGGCCAATACGCCAACGGCCTGGGCAAATCGTGGACTGACCGGCACCCCATGCGTTTCTATGGCGACGGAGCGGCCACTTTTCCATATCTCAGCGACGGCATGTGGTTCCTGACGCAGCACAAACGCTGGGGCCTGATCAAAGAACACCCCAACTACCTGGCCGCAGCCCGGCAAATCAACCGCATCGACATCTATAAAAGCGCCGCCGCAGCGGCAGGAGCGGCGCTGCCCGCTTCGGAAATGCGTTCCAGCCGGCTGATGGACGGCACGGTGTGGGACGGCAGCAATCCGGCCGCCTATGCG